TCTTAGGTATAACTGCGATAGTACTGCTTTGGGGAAGTACTTGTTAATCTAGCATTCCCAACCAAATCAAAAAAAAGTCAAAGGTAAAAATTTTTTTAGAGTTATTTTACTCAGTACTGAGTACAGAAGTTCTAAAACCTCAACACTCAGCACTGTTTGCTCACAAATTAAGCGGTTACGGCAACTTTTTCTGTTTTCTCTTCAGGCAGTTCCTGCTTAATTGTGAGGTAGCGGATTACTTCTTCACTCAAACGCATTGCACGTTCCATAGGAGCAATAGCAGTTCCAGGGCCGGAGTAGTTCATCTGGATGTAGATGCCGTCCCGCTGCTTTTTAATTTCGTAAGCCAGACGACGCTTGCCACGATTTTGAATTTGGATATCTTCAGCACCTTGTTCTTTGAGCAAGTTCTGGTATTTGTTAATTGCTTGCTCTACCTGTTCGTCTCCTAAATCAGGACGCAGGATGTATATTGTTTCGTAAACTGTAGACATGGTTTTAAGTCTCCTTATGGACAGAGAGGCTGCCGATGTTAGTTTATACAGAACTTTCCACAGGAAATACTAGTATTACTCAACATCTGAAGCAACAAGGAACTATAATCTTACCAGTTTTCAATTTGAATCATTAGCCAAATGTGCCAAAATTCGCATCTCTAATGAAAAGCTGCCCTAGGGGCAACCAAGGAGGCAGCAAACCCACCCTGCCTAAAGCTTACCCCAAGGATCAGTCGGTTTCCCGTGCCCCAAGAACTGCCGATTTCAAGAGCGAAGCGCGAGTCTTGTTTTATTGGAGACGCTACGCGCGACTCCCAAAGGCAAATCCGCAAGGCACAAACCTGATCAATAGCACCGCAGAAGCTTCTACAGCTATGCTTGCAAATAGAGCCTATTGCTATTTCTGAGGC
Above is a window of Nostoc sp. UHCC 0702 DNA encoding:
- a CDS encoding 30S ribosomal protein S6, translating into MSTVYETIYILRPDLGDEQVEQAINKYQNLLKEQGAEDIQIQNRGKRRLAYEIKKQRDGIYIQMNYSGPGTAIAPMERAMRLSEEVIRYLTIKQELPEEKTEKVAVTA